One Salvelinus namaycush isolate Seneca chromosome 29, SaNama_1.0, whole genome shotgun sequence genomic region harbors:
- the LOC120024421 gene encoding apolipoprotein B-100-like isoform X2, with translation MGDAKLCLLLLLSTLALAYAQDNAEEENPTCLLAKRYKSLHKYEYQYEAESLNAVNGAFNLRNGPKGSCKVEIEVPQSCSYILRTTGCSLSEVVDMDSEGNPVFGPAPGSDAFAAAMEKHPLKVVVEGVYDVKLYPEEDESVTILNIKRGIVSALAVPLLEEENNKKMPTIHGMCKTHYIVNAMEDIATDITLNRDLSKCDHFIPQRDHTSPLALISGMHYPLAQLIRSSQTCNYKFDNDKKHMISGACTENHILVPFSHKGEYGVTNVGKQFLTLLEVSTYNERVFDHNVANLKGLPMEAAEDKSVVQDNDAALAVLRELATLSNGERRAHLFQQLVSMVRGMKAETLSPAIPEALKVSGSLTYQVLAQCGTPECSSAIMQILRTFDNSAFEVDAVVFALGLVPNPSALLVNDMLAMARYKQSKPILYALSNVVKRFYKAEGKVTPEIKAVAEFAVAQLGDCTGDKEQNFLALRVIGNMAAAMGAASPALKSAVIQCVNEPAASLEVQQAAIQAFRQTPVPEEGREVLMQVLLSGASPLQKRVAAYLVLMKDPQPAELAQLAAALPIEEDQQAKNFVISHLTNILASTAAETQELRQKILDALQDNEVGTVMDPTKFSRNYMIGSVQGNMLFEGTSYLPKEVMLEMTLKAFGYNVDMVEVGMEGKGLEPTVEALFGENGFFPDTVLKTVYFVSDKMPLQVSELMKRMMPALKKDRMKRQASQNIVREIGRNLNKLVRNLKAQESPEAMIYLRLLGNELGYLKTNEMEKMAYSAGLMIDNVLKMFPTDLMKGLMTNADNEVFAHYIFMDNEFFLPTATGVPLKIALSGTFTPGIKGGLHITPDMSEVSFMPSAGIEFVARVGSHIPEYLLSGLEMHTSLYHESGLSAKIVMADNQVKLTIPAPQGPAKLISITNKLFEVTSAGVKPIPSLVEDRIDVSECTPFLAGMKYCTTLQYSDASSHDTAPYFPFTGDSKLAVELHPTGEVTEYTATIGYELLREGEEGRQKVDTVKMVLKAEGADPTEATATVKYNRKKNVLTTDIQIPDFDLEAGIRLGVVDGNTKGKGIHSISIDLINKNIPQLSLVGRAKIEAMKDAMLQVQLLVPSIKADATVTANVKRGEELELELESDIKLPETTSVQKITLKYDDEKIVAEVKSDMNSEIQNILPHEAIQKMVSDVLDQQVGQTDMKVRHILTKSVEATNNYLEKYAADIPYMQNLRVPGMPEMTLPEKLFLNAEATAAYHFNNERIFIAIPLPLGGKSSEELNFPAALTTPHLALPLLGLDIASMEIPIPELFIPETLDVFVPLFGKAQLSTKVKSNFYNLEGSVSAGKDAVETPSYSAKFDVTGSCSMELLCIKIEGSGLLATTPADSIKAHVKTSVSHKLIDASISIREVGTVTDNKINVKSSSKIEATSPMGLSVNLEHTGQVGFNTEVSIFTPTLKISGDSNLEGTVKAGHVYGTTITTQSFTIFPFRPEAKIDSSLKIDSTILKAQNTIVASFANGELSVVSNTNAFEDILTHAAELAFKDNQLSLKCDTNALALGMKIHNQVEGSVGSGAVTIKMESNTEYSTNRIYSLHTGSLDVSGLAVNSDVTVKLLENKAVHKATLTMNKDGLATSGTTTLQGPFTMENTFNGGIDASKATLSIETKSALNDMKVENANSLTITLSSLAFTSKAEAIVSESTSYTHDITIDLQDYTASVNVNNDLKLLGANLFNEAQLKAVIYKIDFTGSMKAAYGEEELKHTYEINYADLTTNAKCSTTGNLLGAHMSHNTELEIIGLAARIQNDARFNSQPFRFDNTIRASIIPFDFNLDAIFNADGDLTLYGKQSAQLYGKFLLKAQPLAFASSHECRASVTQQLDNGFYLETTLDNKMDTLLTPQEQKATLRVKSKVNNHALNQEVSAYNNDERLGLELSATLLTGLLNTAASEDQEFTISGFLKYDKNTDSHLINLPFLESLPAILENIKITIVSMAEKLQNYINSEEIKAKLEALPQHVSDFVTKLNLEGKAVQLKQDLITLTQVYAISLEDLEAFLVNLKTAFENLLIDLSSRIQGIVDVTKDMIVNGILSETVIQRLNQELNAINKEYQLTTMIIAVIDAIEELIKQIDMQKLKDSSIALLHDIDAQFEIKAKIENAVSELKQFIENFDRTQFVEDLRNYITSLNLEAYVEQLIDQFQQDWQRFSKAIEPVKAVIQDFDIFGKLNAFHAKLTELIVKYDVDKKVEAVLEKVVDLIKQFKIGETIQVLVNKLTAIDIPGKVMQMLEEAINYLKATEIKQVIDQLNEYLDCVVQKLRSFDYNAYVDEVNQMIAEYTAHVNELIKALEIPQKLQASREFVNFVVSSALNYIEHLRKIKVADMIKTVKDIADHAILNDLKAISERLKQRITDMDLRNYIISYLQQVSEHYTKVITVINEVFGNVIEVIQKFAGEQQIVSEVKQIIEGVVTGLKTAELDFPSFTIPLTDLVMPSMKVSLEKLQEIEIPTQLDIPEFTILGFHTVPATTVSFDDIKQKVTELIDFIVNFEIQMLDLDAFFGDLTMSYLPTLPDITLPEITFPEFSFPALPKMAAEKLLEIPTLQIPEIKLPAIPSEISVPCFGKLYGKISVITPVYSIRSSAELWNNTENEMTPQFTALLATQATSPSIEILNFNLNSSVRVAIPKMRRMIVAETLTFIHNALAVEHQASVIIYGFSSQASAKTTVKATTAHYTADIINNAFFAMEGGISASVDTTYNHQINIPILGFTNGASVTQKVVARLEDTTITLTVGNDGAMKFNFHEGTHKCDLHFAISPSTAKLTISADTDTVLLKMKQTVNADAVMYRHITFDARFEAEGPEVKNSLLVVSGNADYGYLKIELKANHDTELVGDLSGIVSNSLNIVINPSEVVFDFQNKGNTKLRFNEALVAKIDLQNDYSAIIKPETQQINTVALARFNQYKSSYNFTIDNNEKEAGIFATMNGEANLEFLTNPISIPEIDLPFINMHIPAISDLNLYEHTGLKNILTTTEQSLDVDSKILYQKSQFYSLGNLITELSLKSPIFNLNANAGLYAEDDVVFRLGATTASVFEALKVKLDGTSSLTTKRGLKLATSLSLENPHIEGNHDSTISLNTDNLEAAVSVATIAKIALPILNLEANQQLVADTKTKPNAASTLKLKGDFNLPLIKTIGKVEADHSLKLEGTLEYISVESSIKGNIDAKILEYNAVLGALDNEANIYLNDDGLRSTSKVTANAKLSNGDTIVLEMDVDENLAVEASVSRVYAVLKFVTNNKANVITFNTKGKHVAQATIDFAPLTSLTADVEIDMSQPSNMGDISFFEKTAVELTGTKQKISTTAKIATPVYTTDMAAELEGDSPVFKATLKSSATSAIVLMDYDVDASIKANVENEALGLTGKMILTHADLTMDILNVITHSMSVSRHTLNVDIISPTFTDANFRYAARRDGVSASISTPSTGLLGLEFQGRKPSELSARLYSRYASAPEDDVDILVIRVTTNDADNLKLQVANNKEALHDMLLGLKERLPAITSTLENFVDRFEIYTLILTSGEHIDEAFNAVCHHVLQLSIFFRDTVAQYNKTIQVFLDAAIEFLKETQLKLPGYEEITTLPVLLLKQLTSAIASILEQAIQMIIDNVESWR, from the exons TGGCAAAAAGGTATAAGAGCCTTCACAAATATGAATACCAATATGAAGCAGAGTCCCTGAATGCCGTGAACGGAGCTTTCAACCTCAGGAATGGACCAAAGGGCTCTTGCAAG GTCGAGATTGAAGTTCCTCAGTCTTGCAGCTACATCCTGCGCACCACAGGCTGTAGCTTGAGTGAGGTTGTCGATATGGACTCAGAGGGCAACCCTGTGTTCGGACCTGCCCCCGGATCTGATGCCTTCGCTGCTGCCATGGAGAA ACATCCTCTGAAGGTTGTGGTTGAGGGAGTGTACGATGTGAAACTGTACCCTGAGGAGGATGAGTCCGTGACCATCCTGAACATCAAGAGAGGTATCGTCTCTGCCCTTGCCGTGCCCCTGCTGGAAGAGGAGAACAACAAGAAAATG CCCACCATCCACGGCATGTGCAAGACCCACTACATAGTCAACGCCATGGAGGACATCGCTACTGACATCACTCTCAACAGGGACTTGTCCAAATGTGACCACTTCATCCCCCAGAGGGACCACACCAGCCCCCTGGCCCTCATCTCTGGCATG CACTATCCTCTTGCTCAGCTGATCAGAAGCTCCCAGACCTGCAACTACAAGTTTGACAATGACAAGAAGCACATGATCTCTGGTGCCTGCACTGAGAACCACATTCTGGTGCCTTTCTCTCACAA GGGAGAGTATGGAGTTACCAACGTTGGCAAGCAGTTCCTGACTCTGCTGGAGGTTTCCACATACAATGAGAGAGTTTTTGACCACA ATGTGGCCAACCTCAAGGGTCTGCCAATGGAAGCTGCTGAGGACAAGAGTGTTGTTCAGGACAACGATGCTGCTCTGGCCGTCCTGAGGGAACTGGCCACTCTGTCCAACGGTGAGAGGAGAGCCCACCTCTTCCAGCAGCTTGTGAGCATGGTCCGTGGAATGAAGGCTGAGACCCTGAGCCCTGCTATCCCCGAGGCCCTGAAGGTGTCCGGATCCCTGACCTACCAGGTTCTGGCCCAGTGCGGTACCCCAGAGTGCAGCAGTGCCATCATGCAGATCCTCAGGACCTTTGACAACTCTGCCTTTGAGGTTGATGCCGTTGTGTTTGCCTTGGGACTGGTCCCCAACCCCTCTGCCCTCCTGGTCAACGACATGCTGGCTATGGCACGGTACAAGCAGAGCAAGCCTATCCTGTATGCCCTGAGCAATGTTGTCAAGAG GTTCTACAAGGCCGAGGGCAAAGTGACCCCTGAGATTAAGGCTGTGGCTGAGTTTGCTGTTGCCCAGCTGGGTGACTGCACCGGTGACAAGGAGCAGAATTTCCTGGCCCTGAGG GTTATTGGTAACATGGCTGCAGCCATGGGAGCCGCCAGTCCTGCCCTGAAGTCTGCTGTGATCCAGTGTGTAAACGAGCCCGCCGCTTCCCTGGAAGTCCAACAGGCTGCCATTCAGGCATTCAGACAGACCCCTGTCCCTGAGGAG GGCAGAGAGGTGCTCATGCAAGTTCTTTTGAGTGGTGCTAGCCCCCTGCAGAAGCGCGTTGCTGCCTACCTGGTGCTGATGAAGGACCCTCAGCCTGCTGAACTGGCTCAGCTGGCCGCCGCTCTGCCCATCGAAGAAGACCAGCAGGCCAAGAACTTTGTCATCTCCCACCTGACTAATATACTGGCATCCACAGCAGCTGAGACCCAGGA GCTGAGACAGAAGATTCTTGATGCCCTGCAGGACAATGAGGTTGGAACTGTCATGGATCCCACCAAGTTTTCCCGCAACTACATGATCGGATCTGTGCAAGGAAATATGCTCTTCGAGGGCACCAGCTATCTGCCCAAGGAAGTCATGCTGGAGATGACCCTGAAGGCCTTCGGCTACAATGTTGACATGGTGGAG GTTGGCATGGAAGGCAAAGGACTTGAGCCAACTGTTGAGGCTTTGTTCGGAGAGAACGGATTCTTCCCTGACACAGTTCTAAAGACCGTCTACTTCGTTTCTGACAAGATGCCTCTGCAGGTTAGTGAGCTCATGAAGAGGATGATGCCCGCTCTGAAGAAAGACAGAATGAAGAGACAG GCTTCCCAGAACATCGTGAGAGAAATTGGCCGTAACCTCAACAAACTGGTCAGGAATCTGAAGGCTCAGGAGTCCCCTGAGGCTATGATTTACCTGAGACTGCTGGGAAATGAACTTGGATACCTGAAGACCAATGAGATGGAGAAGATGGCCTACTCTGCTGGTCTGATGATTGACAACGTACTCAAGATGTTCCCCACAGAt CTGATGAAGGGACTGATGACCAACGCTGACAATGAAGTCTTCGCCCATTACATCTTCATGGATAACGAATTCTTCCTGCCAACTGCCACTGGTGTACCACTGAAGATTGCCCTGTCTGGTACCTTCACCCCTGGCATCAAGGGAGGACTGCACATTACACCCGACATG AGCGAGGTCTCCTTCATGCCCTCCGCTGGAATTGAGTTTGTGGCCCGGGTTGGTTCCCACATTCCTGAGTACCTTCTCTCTGGCTTGGAGATGCACACCAGCCTATACCATGAGAGTGGGCTCAGCGCTAAGATCGTCATGGCCGACAACCAGGTCAAGCTGACCATCCCTGCTCCTCAGGGTCCTGCCAAGCTCATCAGCATCAC CAACAAGCTGTTCGAAGTGACCTCTGCTGGAGTGAAACCCATCCCGTCTCTGGTAGAGGACAGAATTGATGTGTCTGAGTGCACTCCATTCTTAGCTGGTATGAAGTACTGCACCACCCTTCAGTACTCTGATGCTAGCTCCCATGACACTGCACCCTACTTCCCCTTTACCGGAGATAGCAA gcttgctgtGGAGCTCCACCCCACTGGTGAGGTCACTGAATACACGGCCACCATCGGCTACGAACTCCTCAGGGAGGGAGAAGAAGGTCGTCAGAAAGTTGACACTGTAAAGATGGTCCTGAAGGCAGAAG GTGCTGACCCCACTGAGGCCACAGCCACTGTGAAGTACAACAGGAAGAAGAATGTCCTCACCACCGACATCCAGATCCCTGACTTTGACTTGGAGGCTGGAATCAGACTGGGCGTTGTGGATGGCAACACCAAGGGCAAAGGAATACACTCCATCTCCATTGACCTCATCAACAAGAACATCCCTCAGCTGTCCCTGGTTGGCCGCGCTAA AATTGAGGCCATGAAGGATGCTATGCTGCAGGTGCAGCTGCTTGTCCCTTCAATCAAGGCTGACGCCACAGTTACAGCCAACGTGAAGCGTGGTGAGGAACTGGAACTTGAGCTTGAGAGTGACATCAAGCTCCCAGAGACCACCTCAGTGCAAAAGATCACCCTAAAATATG ATGACGAGAAGATTGTGGCTGAGGTCAAGTCTGACATGAACTCTGAGATCCAGAACATCCTCCCTCACGAGGCAATCCAGAAGATGGTCAGTGATGTTCTTGATCAGCAGGTGGGCCAGACCGACATGAAGGTCCGTCACATCCTCACCAAGTCTGTGGAG GCAACCAACAACTACCTGGAGAAATATGCTGCTGATATCCCGTACATGCAGAACCTGAGAGTCCCTGGGATGCCGGAGATGACTCTGCCTGAGAAACTGTTCCTGAATGC CGAGGCCACAGCTGCTTACCACTTCAACAATGAGCGTATCTTCATCGCCATTCCCCTGCCTCTTGGTGGAAAATCATCTGAGGAGCTGAACTTCCCAGCTGCACTGACCACACCACACCTGGCTCTGCCCCTGCTTGGCTTGGACATTGCATCCATGGAGATCCCCATCCCTGAGCTTTTCATCCCAGAGACCCTTGATGTGTTTGTGCCCCTCTTCGGAAAAGCTCAGCTGTCCACAAAAGTGAAGAGCAACTTCTACAACTTGGAGGGCTCAGTGTCTGCTGGCAAAGATGCCGTTGAGACACCAAGCTATTCTGCCAAGTTTGATGTGACAGGCAGCTGCTCAATGGAACTCCTGTGCATCAAGATTGAAG GATCTGGATTGCTTGCCACCACTCCTGCTGATTCCATCAAGGCCCATGTGAAGACCTCCGTGAGCCACAAGCTCATTGATGCCAGCATTAGCATAAGGGAAGTTGGCACTGTTACAGACAACAAGATCAATGTGAAATCCAGCAGCAAAATCGAAGCAACAAGCCCCATGGGTCTGAGTGTAAATCTAGAGCACACCGGCCAAGTTGGCTTCAATACTGAAGTGTCAATATTCACTCCAACACTGAAGATCTCTGGTGATAGCAACTTGGAGGGAACAGTCAAAGCAGGACATGTCTATGGCACCACAATCACCACCCAGTCTTTTACCATCTTCCCATTCAGACCAGAGGCAAAGATTGATTCTTCCCTGAAAATTGATTCAACAATTCTTAAGGCCCAGAACACCATTGTTGCATCCTTTGCCAATGGCGAGCTGTCTGTTGTGTCTAACACGAATGCATTCGAAGACATCCTGACCCATGCTGCTGAACTTGCCTTCAAggataaccagctgtctctgaaaTGTGACACCAATGCCCTTGCCCTTGGCATGAAGATCCACAACCAGGTTGAGGGTTCTGTTGGCTCTGGAGCAGTCACAATCAAGATGGAGTCCAACACTGAATACTCAACGAATCGCATATACTCTCTTCACACTGGCTCCCTGGATGTCAGTGGCCTGGCTGTAAACAGTGATGTCACTGTAAAGCTGCTTGAGAACAAAGCTGTACACAAAGCTACCCTGACAATGAACAAGGATGGCCTGGCCACAAGCGGAACAACCACCCTGCAGGGCCCGTTCACCATGGAGAACACCTTCAACGGTGGAATTGATGCCTCCAAGGCTACTCTGTCCATTGAGACCAAGAGTGCATTGAATGACATGAAGGTTGAGAATGCCAACTCACTGACCATCACTCTCTCCAGCCTTGCCTTCACCTCAAAGGCTGAGGCCATTGTCAGCGAGAGCACTTCCTATACACATGACATCACCATTGACCTGCAGGACTACACTGCCTCTGTAAATGTGAACAATGACCTGAAACTGCTGGGAGCCAACCTATTCAACGAGGCTCAGCTGAAGGCAGTGATCTACAAAATTGACTTTACTGGAAGCATGAAGGCGGCCTATGGTGAGGAAGAGCTCAAACACACCTATGAGATCAACTATGCAGACTTGACCACTAATGCTAAGTGCAGCACTACTGGAAATCTCCTCGGTGCTCACATGAGCCACAACACTGAGCTTGAAATTATTGGCCTTGCTGCAAGGATCCAAAATGATGCTCGCTTCAACTCCCAGCCGTTCCGATTCGACAACACCATCCGTGCCAGCATTATTCCCTTCGACTTCAATCTTGACGCCATCTTCAATGCTGATGGTGACCTGACCTTGTATGGCAAGCAGAGCGCTCAGCTCTATGGAAAGTTCCTCCTTAAAGCACAGCCCCTGGCTTTTGCCAGCTCTCATGAATGCAGAGCTTCTGTCACCCAGCAGCTGGACAATGGCTTCTACCTGGAGACCACACTGGACAACAAGATGGACACACTTTTGACTCCCCAGGAGCAGAAAGCCACACTCAGGGTGAAGTCCAAGGTGAACAACCATGCCCTCAATCAGGAAGTGAGTGCCTACAACAATGATGAAAGGCTTGGACTGGAGCTGTCTGCAACCCTCCTCACCGGCCTCCTGAACACAGCTGCCAGTGAAGACCAGGAATTCACAATCTCTGGTTTCCTGAAGTATGATAAGAACACTGACAGTCACTTGATTAACCTGCCCTTCCTTGAAAGTTTGCCTGCAATCCTGGAAAACATCAAGATCACTATTGTGAGCATGGCAGAGAAACTGCAGAATTACATTAACAGTGAAGAGATCAAGGCTAAGCTTGAGGCTCTGCCCCAGCATGTGAGTGACTTTGTTACCAAACTGAATCTTGAAGGCAAGGCTGTCCAGCTCAAACAGGACCTGATTACCCTCACCCAGGTGTATGCCATCTCTCTGGAAGACCTAGAGGCCTTTCTGGTGAACCTCAAGACAGCTTTTGAAAACCTGCTGATTGATCTGTCATCCCGCATTCAGGGAATTGTTGATGTTACCAAGGATATGATTGTGAATGGCATCCTGTCTGAAACTGTCATCCAGAGGCTCAACCAGGAGCTGAATGCCATCAACAAGGAGTATCAATTAACTACAATGATCATAGCTGTCATTGATGCCATTGAAGAGCTGATCAAGCAGATTGACATGCAGAAACTGAAGGACAGCAGCATTGCACTCCTGCACGACATTGATGCCCAGTTTGAAATCAAGGCTAAAATTGAAAACGCAGTGAGTGAATTGAAGCAGTTCATTGAGAACTTTGACAGAACCCAATTtgttgaggatctgaggaacTACATTACCTCCCTCAACTTGGAAGCTTATGTTGAGCAGCTGATAGATCAGTTTCAGCAAGATTGGCAAAGATTCAGCAAGGCTATTGAGCCTGTCAAGGCAGTGATTCAGGATTTCGACATCTTTGGTAAGTTGAATGCTTTCCATGCCAAGTTGACAGAACTGATTGTCAAATATGATGTTGACAAGAAGGTTGAAGCAGTCCTGGAGAAGGTTGTGGACCTCATTAAGCAGTTTAAAATTGGTGAAACAATTCAGGTCCTTGTTAACAAGCTGACGGCCATCGATATCCCAGGGAAGGTAATGCAGATGCTGGAAGAAGCCATCAACTACTTGAAAGCTACTGAGATCAAACAGGTGATTGACCAGCTGAACGAGTATCTCGACTGTGTTGTCCAGAAGCTGAGGTCATTTGATTACAATGCCTATGTGGATGAAGTCAACCAGATGATTGCTGAATACACCGCTCATGTAAACGAGCTGATCAAAGCACTTGAGATCCCACAGAAACTTCAGGCTTCAAGAGAGTTTGTCAACTTTGTTGTGTCATCTGCACTTAACTACATTGAACATCTGAGGAAAATCAAGGTTGCAGACATGATCAAAACAGTGAAGGACATAGCTGACCATGCCATCCTTAATGACCTTAAGGCAATTTCTGAGAGGCTAAAGCAGAGAATCACCGATATGGACCTTAGAAATTATATCATCTCATACCTGCAGCAGGTGAGCGAACACTACACCAAGGTCATCACTGTCATAAATGAGGTGTTTGGCAATGTGATTGAGGTGATCCAGAAGTTTGCTGGTGAACAACAAATTGTCAGCGAGGTCAAGCAGATAATTGAGGGTGTTGTTACTGGACTGAAGACAGCTGAGCTGGACTTTCCTTCATTCACCATCCCTCTCACTGACCTGGTCATGCCCTCCATGAAGGTCAGCCTGGAGAAGCTTCAGGAGATTGAAATTCCAACACAGCTGGATATCCCTGAGTTCACTATCCTGGGTTTCCACACAGTGCCAGCCACCACCGTTTCCTTTGACGATATCAAGCAGAAGGTCACAGAGCTCATCGACTTCATTGTCAACTTTGAGATCCAGATGCTTGATTTGGATGCTTTCTTCGGAGACCTGACCATGAGCTACCTGCCAACCCTACCTGACATTACTCTCCCAGAGATCACATTCCCAGAGTTCTCCTTCCCTGCCCTCCCTAAGATGGCCGCAGAGAAGCTCCTAGAGATTCCAACTCTCCAGATCCCTGAGATCAAGCTCCCTGCCATTCCCAGTGAGATCAGTGTCCCTTGCTTTGGCAAGCTCTATGGTAAGATCAGTGTCATCACCCCAGTCTACAGCATCAGGAGCTCTGCTGAGCTCTGGAACAACACTGAAAATGAGATGACTCCTCAGTTCACTGCTCTCCTGGCCACCCAGGCCACATCACCCAGTATTGAGATCCTCAATTTCAACCTGAACTCCAGTGTTCGTGTTGCCATCCCCAAAATGAGACGCATGATTGTTGCAGAGACCCTTACGTTCATTCACAATGCACTTGCAGTTGAACATCAGGCATCAGTGATCATCTACGGATTCTCATCCCAGGCCTCAGCTAAGACCACAGTCAAGGCAACCACTGCACACTACACGGCTGACATTATCAATAATGCATTCTTTGCTATGGAGGGTGGAATATCTGCCTCTGTGGACACCACCTACAACCACCAGATAAATATCCCAATCCTTGGCTTCACCAATGGAGCCTCTGTGACCCAAAAGGTTGTTGCCCGCCTGGAGGACACAACAATCACTCTGACCGTTGGAAATGATGGTGCTATGAAGTTCAACTTTCACGAGGGCACACACAAGTGTGACCTTCACTTCGCCATCAGTCCCAGCACTGCTAAGCTGACAATCTCCGCTGACACCGACACTGTCCTTCTGAAGATGAAGCAGACCGTGAACGCTGATGCAGTCATGTACCGTCACATCACATTTGATGCCCGGTTTGAAGCAGAAGGCCCAGAGGTCAAGAACAGCCTTCTGGTGGTATCTGGAAATGCTGACTATGGATATTTGAAAATCGAACTGAAGGCAAACCATGACACAGAGCTTGTTGGAGATCTCAGTGGAATCGTGTCCAACTCACTCAACATTGTGATTAATCCAAGTGAGGTTGTCTTTGACTTCCAGAACAAGGGAAACACCAAGCTTCGCTTCAACGAGGCACTGGTGGCCAAGATTGATCTCCAGAATGACTACTCTGCCATCATCAAGCCTGAAACTCAACAGATCAACACTGTGGCTCTTGCCCGTTTCAACCAGTACAAATCCTCCTACAACTTCACTATTGACAACAACGAAAAGGAGGCTGGCATCTTTGCTACCATGAATGGTGAGGCAAATCTTGAATTCCTGACAAACCCCATCAGCATCCCAGAGATTGATCTGCCCTTCATTAACATGCACATTCCAGCCATCAGCGATCTAAACCTGTATGAGCATACTGGCTTGAAGAACATCTTGACCACCACAGAGCAGTCTCTTGATGTTGATTCCAAGATCCTGTACCAGAAGAGTCAGTTTTACTCTCTGGGCAACCTGATCACCGAACTCTCCCTGAAGTCACCCATCTTCAATCTGAATGCCAATGCCGGACTTTACGCTGAGGACGACGTTGTGTTCCGTCTCGGAGCTACCACAGCCTCCGTATTTGAAGCTCTTAAGGTCAAGCTTGATGGCACCAGCAGCCTGACCACTAAAAGAGGACTTAAGCTGGCCACATCCCTGTCTCTGGAGAACCCCCACATTGAGGGAAACCATGACAGCACAATCAGCCTGAACACTGACAACCTGGAAGCTGCGGTGTCTGTGGCTACCATTGCAAAGATTGCTCTGCCCATCTTGAACCTTGAAGCCAACCAGCAACTTGTTGCAGACACCAAGACCAAGCCAAATGCTGCCTCTACATTGAAGCTGAAAGGTGATTTCAACCTTCCCCTTATCAAAACAATTGGCAAGGTAGAGGCTGACCACAGCCTGAAGCTAGAGGGAACCCTTGAGTACATCTCCGTGGAGTCATCCATCAAGGGCAACATTGATGCCAAAATCCTGGAATACAATGCTGTTTTGGGAGCTCTGGACAATGAAGCTAACATCTACCTGAATGATGATGGCCTACGCTCCACCTCAAAGGTCACTGCCAATGCTAAACTCAGCAACGGTGACACAATTGTCCTGGAGATGGATGTGGACGAGAACCTGGCTGTTGAGGCATCCGTGAGCCGTGTGTATGCAGTGCTGAAATTTGTGACCAACAACAAGGCCAATGTGATTACCTTCAACACCAAGGGAAAGCATGTAGCCCAGGCTACCATTGACTTTGCACCATTGACATCACTGACTGCTGATGTTGAGATTGACATGTCTCAGCCAAGCAACATGGGTGACATTTCCTTCTTTGAGAAGACTGCTGTCGAGCTGACAGGTACCAAGCAGAAAATCTCTACCACCGCCAAGATTGCCACTCCTGTGTACACCACAGATATGGCAGCTGAGTTGGAGGGTGATTCCCCTGTCTTCAAAGCCACACTCAAGTCATCTGCTACCTCTGCCATTGTTCTCATGGATTATGACGTGGATG CTTCCATCAAAGCAAATGTTGAGAATGAAGCCCTGGGCTTGACTGGCAAGATGATCCTGACCCATGCTGACCTGACCATGGACATTCTGAATGTGATTACACACTCTATGAG TGTCTCCCGCCACACCCTGAATGTGGACATCATCAGCCCAACCTTCACTGATGCGAACTTCCGCTACGCTGCCCGCAGAGATGGCGTCAGTGCTTCCATCTCTACTCCATCCACTGGGTTATTGGGTCTTGAATTCCAGGGCAGGAAACCATCTGAGCTGAGCGCTAGACTCTACAGCCGTTATGCT TCTGCCCCAGAGGATGATGTTGACATCTTGGTCATCAGAGTTACTACCAATGATGCCGATAATCTAAAACTACAGGTTGCCAACAACAAGGAGGCCCTCCACGACATGCTCCTGGGCCTGAAGGAGAGACTCCCTGCCATCACATCCACCCTGGAGAACTTCGTAGACAGGTTCGAGATCTACACGCTCATCCTAACTTCAGGCGAACACATTGACGAAGCCTTCAATGCTGTCTGCCACCATGTTCTCCAGCTGTCAATCTTCTTCAGGGACACTGTTGCCCAGTATAATAAAACCATCCAGGTCTTCCTGGATGCTGCCATTGAGTTCCTGAAGGAGACTCAGTTGAAGCTGCCTGGCTATGAGGAGATAACCACCCTGCCTGTGCTGCTCCTCAAACAGCTGACCAGCGCCATTGCCTCCATTCTTGAGCAGGCCATCCAGATGATCATTGACAACGTGGAGTCATGGAGATAA